A window of Pseudomonas guangdongensis contains these coding sequences:
- a CDS encoding ferrous iron transporter B encodes MVMGATSLGLVRNDLFVTIEQVEQSLERFIAERGDAAALQQMVEGLQQLGGTLKLLQLAGAELLAREMWQLATDIPTGAGAARDGQLAALGRGLFVLRRYLESIDSHRQEIPELLLPSVNEVRESLGQPALPESFFFSVRLDAPRPPRALRPLTSDSGRRLRQMYQVGLLGVLRGEGVEAGLRLMERALGRLDAGCATRLCWIAAAALESLREAPLRLYPWRLRLLARIDRQLRQLLDAPSSEAPRSLLKELLYLVALGNGAGPRSREVRRVFALAPLPFSDALLAEAAQRLAGPGQAVMRSLAQAMSEELGELKELLDLCARGSQQTEGGERLRLQLERLAKTLGMVGLGAGATLLHEQLPRLAAAPGPALAGLADVLLTVESMVAGLAHGEPLKPCLGAQSVRSDDSSEASARQFAEARRVVIFEARNALAQAKQAIAAYLDGRGDTRPLLAVPDSLRSVRGGLWFLGLERAGALVASCADYVEDGMLGSAQMPPEAMLETLADALSSLEFFLEGGEGLHEDGRRGVLDLAADSVRALGLEVAC; translated from the coding sequence ATGGTCATGGGGGCTACATCGCTCGGCCTGGTACGCAACGATCTGTTCGTCACCATCGAGCAGGTCGAGCAGAGCCTGGAGCGCTTCATCGCCGAGCGCGGCGACGCCGCCGCCCTGCAGCAGATGGTCGAGGGCCTGCAACAGCTCGGCGGCACGCTCAAGCTGTTGCAACTGGCGGGCGCCGAGCTGCTGGCGCGGGAGATGTGGCAGCTGGCCACCGACATCCCCACCGGGGCCGGCGCGGCGCGCGACGGCCAGCTGGCCGCGCTGGGTCGCGGCCTGTTCGTGTTGCGCCGCTATCTGGAAAGCATCGACAGCCACCGCCAGGAAATCCCCGAGCTGCTGCTGCCGAGCGTCAACGAAGTGCGCGAGTCGCTGGGGCAGCCGGCCCTGCCGGAGAGTTTCTTCTTCAGCGTGCGCCTCGATGCGCCGCGTCCGCCGCGCGCGCTGCGGCCCCTGACGAGCGACAGCGGGCGCCGCCTGCGGCAGATGTATCAGGTCGGCCTGCTCGGCGTGCTGCGCGGCGAGGGCGTGGAGGCCGGGCTGCGCCTGATGGAGCGCGCCCTGGGCCGCCTGGATGCCGGTTGCGCCACGCGGCTGTGCTGGATCGCCGCCGCCGCCCTGGAAAGTCTGCGCGAGGCGCCGCTGCGCCTCTATCCGTGGCGCCTGCGCCTGCTCGCGCGCATCGACCGCCAGCTGCGCCAGCTGCTCGACGCGCCGTCCAGCGAGGCGCCGCGCAGCCTGCTCAAGGAGCTGCTCTATCTGGTGGCGCTCGGCAACGGCGCCGGCCCGCGCAGCCGCGAGGTGCGCCGGGTGTTCGCCCTGGCGCCGCTGCCGTTCAGCGACGCCTTGCTGGCCGAGGCCGCGCAGCGCCTGGCCGGCCCGGGGCAGGCGGTGATGCGCTCGCTGGCCCAGGCGATGAGCGAGGAGTTGGGCGAACTCAAGGAACTGCTCGATCTGTGCGCGCGCGGCAGCCAGCAGACGGAGGGCGGCGAGCGCCTGCGCCTGCAGCTGGAGCGCCTGGCCAAGACCCTGGGCATGGTCGGCCTCGGCGCCGGCGCGACCCTGCTGCACGAGCAGCTGCCGCGGCTGGCGGCGGCGCCAGGTCCGGCGCTGGCCGGGCTGGCCGACGTGTTGCTGACGGTGGAGAGCATGGTCGCCGGCCTGGCGCACGGCGAGCCGCTCAAGCCGTGCCTCGGCGCGCAGAGCGTGCGCAGCGACGACAGCAGCGAAGCGTCCGCCCGGCAGTTCGCCGAGGCGCGCCGGGTGGTGATCTTCGAAGCGCGCAACGCCCTGGCTCAGGCCAAGCAGGCCATCGCCGCCTATCTGGACGGTCGGGGCGACACCCGCCCGTTGCTGGCGGTGCCCGACAGCCTGCGCAGCGTGCGCGGCGGACTGTGGTTCCTCGGTCTGGAACGGGCCGGCGCGCTGGTTGCCTCCTGCGCCGACTACGTGGAGGACGGCATGCTGGGCTCGGCGCAGATGCCGCCGGAGGCCATGCTGGAAACCCTGGCCGATGCGCTGAGCAGTCTGGAGTTCTTCCTCGAAGGCGGCGAGGGCCTGCACGAAGACGGCCGGCGCGGGGTACTCGACCTGGCTGCCGACAGCGTGCGCGCGCTGGGCCTGGAGGTGGCCTGCTGA
- a CDS encoding Orn/Lys/Arg family decarboxylase yields the protein MYKDLKFPVLIVHRDVQADSVAGERVRGIVRELEQDGFATLCTASVREGRIVASSQHGLACVLVAAEGAGDNPRLLQDVVELIRAARLRAPQLPIFALGEQITIENAPPEAMAELNQLRGILYLFEDTVPFLARQVARAARGYLDSLLPPFFRALVQHTADAHYSWHTPGHGGGVAHRKSPVGQAFHQFFGENTLRSDLSVSVPELGSLLDHTGPLAEAEQRAARNFGADHTFFVINGTSTANKIVWHAMVGRDDLVLVDRNCHKSVVHALVMTGAIPLYLNPTRNELGIIGPIPLEEFSRAAIAAKIAACPLATGREARVRLAVVTNSTYDGLCYSAELIKRELGDSVEVLHFDEAWFAYAAFHEFYAGRYAMGTTRSEADAPLLFSTHSSHKMLAAFSQASMIHVQDGGQRRLDVPRFNEAFMMHTSTSPQYGILASLDVASAMMEGAAGRSLIQETFDEALAFRRALANLRRNLPEDDWWFDIWQPPGIEARGASCAADWVLAPGADWHGFGELAADYVLLDPLKVTLVMPGLTAGGRLDEEGIPALVLGRFLWERGVVVEKTGLYSLLVLFSMGITKGKWSTLATELLEFKRLHDGNAPLEQALPSVARAGGRRYAGLGLRDLCLQLHACYRDNRVARALRQVYAQRPELALKPSVAYDRLVRGEVEAVPLEALEGRIAAVMLVPYPPGIPLIMPGERFTEASRPIIDYLRFSCRFEGEFPGFAAEVHGLQRHGATGEDLYTVDCIRE from the coding sequence ATGTACAAGGACCTGAAGTTTCCCGTACTCATCGTCCACCGCGACGTGCAGGCCGACAGCGTGGCCGGCGAGCGGGTGCGCGGCATCGTCCGCGAGCTGGAGCAGGACGGCTTCGCCACCCTGTGTACCGCCAGCGTTCGCGAGGGGCGCATCGTCGCCTCCTCGCAGCACGGCCTGGCCTGCGTGCTGGTCGCTGCCGAGGGCGCCGGCGACAACCCGCGGCTGCTACAGGACGTGGTGGAGCTGATCCGCGCCGCCCGGCTGCGCGCCCCGCAGCTGCCGATCTTCGCCCTCGGCGAGCAGATCACCATCGAGAACGCGCCGCCCGAGGCGATGGCCGAACTCAACCAGCTGCGCGGCATCCTCTATCTGTTCGAGGACACCGTGCCCTTCCTCGCCCGCCAGGTGGCTCGCGCGGCGCGCGGCTATCTGGACAGCCTGCTGCCGCCGTTCTTCCGTGCCCTGGTGCAGCACACTGCCGACGCCCATTACTCCTGGCATACGCCGGGGCACGGCGGCGGCGTGGCGCACCGCAAGAGCCCGGTGGGCCAGGCCTTCCACCAGTTCTTCGGCGAGAACACCCTGCGTTCGGACCTGTCGGTGTCGGTGCCCGAGCTGGGCTCGCTGCTCGACCACACCGGGCCGCTGGCCGAGGCCGAGCAGCGCGCGGCGCGCAACTTCGGCGCCGACCATACCTTCTTCGTCATCAACGGCACCTCGACGGCCAACAAGATCGTCTGGCACGCCATGGTCGGCCGCGACGACCTGGTGCTGGTCGACCGCAACTGCCACAAGTCGGTGGTGCACGCGCTGGTGATGACCGGGGCGATCCCGCTCTACCTCAACCCGACCCGCAACGAGCTGGGGATCATCGGGCCGATCCCGCTGGAGGAGTTCAGCCGCGCGGCCATCGCCGCGAAGATCGCCGCCTGCCCGCTGGCGACCGGGCGCGAGGCGCGGGTCAGGCTGGCGGTGGTGACCAACTCCACCTACGACGGGCTGTGCTACAGCGCCGAGCTGATCAAGCGCGAGCTGGGCGACAGCGTCGAGGTGCTGCACTTCGACGAGGCCTGGTTCGCCTACGCCGCCTTCCACGAGTTCTACGCCGGTCGCTACGCGATGGGCACCACGCGCAGCGAGGCCGACGCGCCGCTGCTGTTCAGCACCCATTCCAGCCACAAGATGCTCGCCGCCTTCAGCCAGGCCTCGATGATCCACGTGCAGGACGGCGGCCAGCGCCGCCTCGACGTACCGCGCTTCAACGAGGCGTTCATGATGCACACCTCGACCTCGCCGCAGTACGGCATCCTCGCCTCGCTGGATGTGGCTTCGGCGATGATGGAGGGCGCCGCCGGCCGCTCGCTGATCCAGGAAACCTTCGACGAGGCGCTGGCCTTCCGCCGTGCGCTGGCCAACCTGCGCCGCAACCTGCCGGAGGACGACTGGTGGTTCGACATCTGGCAGCCGCCGGGCATCGAGGCCCGCGGCGCCTCCTGCGCGGCCGACTGGGTGCTGGCGCCCGGTGCCGACTGGCATGGCTTCGGCGAGCTGGCGGCGGACTACGTGCTGCTCGATCCGCTCAAGGTCACCCTGGTGATGCCGGGGCTGACCGCCGGCGGGCGGCTGGACGAGGAGGGCATTCCGGCGCTGGTGCTCGGCCGCTTCCTCTGGGAGCGCGGGGTGGTGGTGGAGAAGACAGGCCTGTACTCGCTGCTGGTGCTGTTCTCCATGGGCATTACCAAGGGCAAGTGGAGCACCTTGGCCACCGAGCTGCTGGAGTTCAAGCGCCTGCACGACGGCAACGCGCCGCTGGAGCAGGCGCTGCCCTCGGTAGCCCGTGCCGGCGGGCGGCGCTATGCCGGCCTGGGGCTGCGCGACCTGTGCCTGCAGCTGCATGCCTGCTACCGCGACAACCGCGTGGCGCGCGCCCTGCGCCAGGTCTATGCGCAGCGCCCGGAGCTGGCCCTCAAGCCGTCGGTAGCCTACGACCGGCTGGTGCGCGGCGAGGTCGAGGCGGTGCCGCTGGAGGCTCTGGAGGGGCGCATCGCCGCGGTGATGCTGGTGCCCTATCCGCCGGGCATCCCGCTGATCATGCCCGGCGAGCGCTTCACCGAGGCGAGCCGCCCGATCATCGACTACCTGCGCTTCAGCTGCCGCTTCGAGGGCGAGTTTCCCGGCTTCGCCGCCGAGGTGCACGGCCTGCAGCGCCACGGTGCGACGGGCGAGGATCTGTATACTGTCGACTGCATCCGCGAGTGA
- the dnaQ gene encoding DNA polymerase III subunit epsilon: MSLSLLGSRQVSTMRYVVLDTETTGLEPREGHRIIEIGCVELIGRRLTGRHFHVYINPEREVDEGAMAVHGITDEFLADKPRFAEVVDEFFEFIKGAELIIHNAAFDIGFINHEFALLKGRSDLGEVRDHCTVLDTLLMARERHPGQRNNLDALCKRYGVDNSGRDLHGALLDAEILADVYLAMTGGQTSLSLAGQSGEDGGPGATAAEIRRLPADRPRTPVLRASAEELALHAARLAAVAKACGGPALWQQLEPDADEASTRH; the protein is encoded by the coding sequence CTGAGCCTTTCCCTCCTTGGCAGTAGACAGGTATCGACTATGCGTTACGTGGTGCTGGACACCGAGACCACCGGCCTTGAACCCCGCGAAGGGCACCGGATCATCGAGATCGGCTGCGTCGAGCTGATCGGCCGGCGTCTGACCGGCCGGCACTTCCACGTCTATATCAACCCCGAGCGCGAGGTCGACGAGGGGGCGATGGCGGTGCACGGCATCACCGACGAGTTCCTCGCCGACAAGCCGCGTTTCGCCGAGGTGGTCGACGAGTTCTTCGAGTTCATCAAGGGCGCCGAGCTGATCATCCACAACGCGGCGTTCGACATCGGCTTCATCAACCATGAATTCGCCCTGCTCAAGGGCCGCAGCGACCTGGGCGAGGTCCGCGATCACTGCACGGTGCTCGACACCCTGCTGATGGCCCGCGAGCGCCATCCGGGGCAGCGCAACAACCTCGATGCGCTGTGCAAGCGCTACGGCGTCGACAACTCCGGGCGCGACCTGCACGGCGCGCTGCTCGATGCCGAGATCCTCGCCGACGTCTACCTGGCGATGACTGGCGGGCAGACCAGCCTGTCGCTGGCCGGGCAGAGCGGCGAGGACGGCGGCCCCGGCGCGACGGCCGCCGAGATCCGCCGCCTGCCCGCCGACCGGCCGCGCACCCCGGTGCTGCGCGCCTCGGCCGAGGAGCTGGCGCTGCACGCCGCGCGCCTGGCCGCAGTGGCCAAGGCCTGCGGCGGACCGGCGCTCTGGCAGCAGTTGGAGCCCGACGCCGACGAGGCGTCGACCCGGCACTGA
- the rnhA gene encoding ribonuclease HI, producing the protein MSDSVEIYTDGACKGNPGPGGWGALLVYKGVERELWGGEAETTNNRMELTAAIRALQTLNRHCRVQLTTDSEYVMKGIKEWLPNWKKRGWKTASRQPVKNADLWQVLDEQVGRHEVHWQWVRGHNGHPGNERADQLANRGVSELNGR; encoded by the coding sequence ATGAGCGACAGTGTCGAGATCTATACCGATGGCGCCTGCAAGGGCAATCCCGGCCCCGGCGGCTGGGGCGCCCTGCTGGTCTACAAGGGCGTCGAGCGCGAGCTGTGGGGCGGCGAGGCCGAGACCACCAACAACCGCATGGAACTGACCGCGGCGATCCGTGCGCTGCAGACCCTCAACCGGCATTGCCGGGTGCAGCTGACCACCGACTCCGAGTACGTGATGAAAGGCATCAAGGAGTGGCTGCCGAACTGGAAGAAGCGCGGCTGGAAGACCGCCAGCCGCCAGCCGGTGAAGAACGCCGATCTCTGGCAGGTGCTCGACGAGCAGGTCGGCCGCCACGAGGTCCACTGGCAGTGGGTGCGCGGGCACAACGGCCATCCTGGCAACGAGCGCGCCGACCAACTGGCCAACCGCGGTGTCAGCGAACTGAACGGCCGCTGA
- a CDS encoding class I SAM-dependent methyltransferase, with translation MSEHPLSGAAIDQQRLQETAQAWFAGPLGRLLLESQQALLAEQLDGHFGSFLLHYSCVGAPPPLRHITHAVRLGPALPGVEMVCAEDAWPVLEHGADLVLLQHALDFAVSPHRLLREAARCVRPGGHLLIAGIHPWSLWGLRHWLATDALAQARCIAPARIADWLHLLGFALEKRRFGCYRPPLRSPRWQARLGVIEPWADRWQLPGGGFYLLVARKLVAGLRPLPQPRRATLAPLRAVPVAKVGRHPGRKES, from the coding sequence ATGAGCGAGCATCCCCTGAGCGGTGCGGCCATCGACCAGCAACGGCTTCAGGAGACGGCGCAGGCGTGGTTCGCCGGGCCGCTGGGCCGCCTGCTGCTGGAGAGCCAGCAGGCGCTGCTGGCCGAGCAGCTCGACGGCCATTTCGGCAGCTTCCTGCTGCATTACAGCTGCGTCGGCGCGCCGCCGCCGCTGCGCCATATCACCCATGCGGTGCGCCTCGGCCCGGCCTTGCCGGGCGTGGAGATGGTCTGCGCCGAGGATGCCTGGCCGGTCCTGGAACATGGCGCCGACCTGGTGCTGCTGCAGCATGCCCTGGACTTCGCCGTGTCGCCCCACCGCCTGCTGCGCGAGGCGGCGCGCTGCGTGCGTCCCGGCGGGCATCTGCTGATCGCCGGTATTCACCCCTGGAGCCTGTGGGGGCTGCGCCACTGGCTGGCCACCGACGCCCTGGCCCAGGCGCGCTGCATCGCTCCGGCGCGGATCGCCGACTGGCTGCACCTGCTGGGCTTCGCGCTGGAGAAACGCCGGTTCGGGTGTTATCGTCCGCCGCTTCGTTCGCCGCGCTGGCAGGCGCGGCTGGGCGTTATCGAACCCTGGGCCGACCGCTGGCAGCTACCGGGCGGCGGCTTCTATCTGCTGGTGGCGCGCAAGCTGGTCGCCGGCCTGCGTCCGCTGCCACAGCCGCGTCGTGCCACGCTGGCACCGCTGCGCGCGGTGCCCGTGGCCAAGGTCGGCCGTCATCCAGGCAGGAAAGAGTCATGA
- the gloB gene encoding hydroxyacylglutathione hydrolase, which translates to MIQITPLPAFDDNYIWLLQDAALGHCAVVDPGDAAPVLAWLAEHPHCRLVDILITHHHGDHTGGIQALKAATGARVCGPALENIPGRDLALQDGQTLRVLERDWQVLQVPGHTAGHIALFGGDAEQPLLFCGDTLFSAGCGRLFEGSAEQMHASLQRLAALPAQTRVCCTHEYTLSNLRFALAVEPDNPALQEYQQRAAAQRAAGQPTLPSSLALELAINPFLRTGETAIRRNAEVRAGRPLETHAEVFAALRAWKDVF; encoded by the coding sequence ATGATACAGATCACCCCGCTGCCCGCCTTCGACGACAACTATATCTGGCTGTTGCAGGACGCCGCGCTCGGCCACTGCGCGGTGGTCGACCCCGGCGACGCCGCGCCGGTGCTGGCCTGGCTGGCCGAGCACCCGCACTGTCGGCTGGTCGACATCCTGATCACCCACCATCACGGCGACCACACCGGCGGCATCCAGGCCCTCAAGGCGGCGACCGGCGCGCGGGTCTGCGGCCCGGCGCTGGAGAACATCCCCGGCCGCGACCTGGCGCTGCAGGACGGCCAGACGCTGCGCGTACTGGAGCGCGACTGGCAGGTGCTGCAGGTGCCGGGGCATACCGCCGGGCACATCGCCCTGTTCGGCGGCGACGCCGAGCAGCCGCTGCTGTTCTGCGGCGACACCCTGTTCAGCGCCGGCTGCGGCCGGCTGTTCGAGGGCAGCGCCGAGCAGATGCACGCCTCGCTGCAGCGCCTCGCCGCCCTGCCGGCGCAGACCCGCGTCTGCTGCACCCACGAGTACACCCTGAGCAACCTGCGCTTCGCCCTGGCGGTGGAGCCGGACAATCCCGCCCTGCAAGAGTACCAGCAGCGCGCCGCGGCACAGCGTGCCGCCGGCCAGCCGACCCTGCCGTCCAGCCTGGCGCTGGAGCTGGCCATCAACCCGTTCCTGCGCACCGGCGAAACGGCAATCCGACGAAATGCCGAGGTCCGCGCCGGACGCCCGCTGGAGACGCATGCCGAGGTGTTTGCCGCGCTGCGGGCCTGGAAGGACGTCTTCTGA
- a CDS encoding LysM peptidoglycan-binding domain-containing protein — MPPPTHPSSAPSSLYRLSRLLLVALLLVLAGCQSRGGDAGRDTDRAVAVEPPVEWDNRLQRPREARDIWERIRAGYRLQDQIGTHPRIERQRFGLASRPASIQQIAERSGPYIHYIVERLEENDMPLELALLPMIESSYNPLAYSPAQAAGLWQFIPSTGRHFNLRQTNWYDGRRDITASTNAAISYLKRLHDMFNGDWLLALAAYNAGEGTVSRAIERNARQGLPTDYWNLPLPRETQDYVPKLLAVSQIIQAPASYGVRLAPIANEPYFEKVAIAHQLDLSRIADLADMDEDELFQLNPAFKQRITLDGPKHLLVPVDKAEELSASLANLPPSSQVQWRNYRVRGGDSLHDIANRHHVTVATLRDINRLNGNRLRVGQSLLIPQAPGTPQTPLYAREQRAPAKPVAAPRPSHYRVRSGDNLWDIAKRHNVAVADLQRWNRLKGHSLRAGQTLALQGGRAATGQAPGKSSATYYKVRSGDSLYAIAQRFSVDMQHLKRWNPRLGSRIKPGQVLTLYLQRR; from the coding sequence ATGCCACCGCCAACGCACCCGAGCAGCGCCCCGTCCTCCCTGTACAGGCTGAGCCGGCTGCTGCTCGTCGCGTTGCTGCTGGTGCTGGCCGGCTGCCAGAGCCGCGGCGGCGACGCCGGTCGCGACACCGACCGCGCCGTGGCCGTCGAGCCGCCGGTGGAGTGGGACAACCGCCTGCAGCGGCCCCGCGAGGCCCGCGACATCTGGGAGCGGATCCGCGCCGGCTACCGCCTGCAGGACCAGATCGGCACCCACCCGCGCATCGAGCGCCAGCGCTTCGGCCTGGCCAGCCGCCCGGCCTCGATCCAGCAGATCGCCGAGCGCAGCGGCCCCTACATCCACTACATCGTCGAGCGCCTCGAAGAGAACGACATGCCGCTGGAGCTGGCGCTGCTGCCGATGATCGAAAGCTCCTACAACCCGCTGGCCTACTCGCCGGCCCAGGCCGCCGGCCTCTGGCAGTTCATCCCCTCCACCGGCCGCCACTTCAACCTGCGCCAGACCAACTGGTACGACGGCCGCCGCGACATCACCGCCTCGACCAATGCGGCGATCAGCTACCTCAAGCGCCTGCACGACATGTTCAACGGCGACTGGCTGCTGGCGCTGGCCGCCTACAACGCCGGCGAAGGCACGGTCAGCCGCGCCATCGAGCGCAACGCCCGCCAGGGCCTGCCCACCGACTACTGGAACCTGCCGCTGCCGCGGGAAACCCAGGACTACGTGCCCAAGCTGCTCGCCGTGTCGCAGATCATCCAGGCGCCGGCCAGCTACGGCGTGCGCCTGGCGCCGATCGCCAACGAACCCTATTTCGAGAAGGTCGCCATCGCCCACCAGCTCGACCTGTCGCGCATCGCCGACCTGGCCGACATGGACGAGGACGAGCTGTTCCAGCTCAATCCGGCCTTCAAGCAGCGCATCACCCTCGACGGGCCCAAGCACCTGCTGGTGCCGGTGGACAAGGCCGAGGAACTGAGCGCCAGCCTGGCCAACCTGCCGCCGAGCAGCCAGGTGCAGTGGCGCAACTACCGGGTGCGCGGCGGCGACAGCCTGCACGATATCGCCAACCGCCACCATGTCACGGTCGCCACCCTGCGCGACATCAACCGCCTCAACGGCAACCGTCTGCGGGTCGGCCAGTCGCTGCTGATCCCCCAGGCGCCCGGCACGCCGCAGACACCCCTGTACGCCCGCGAGCAGCGCGCGCCGGCCAAGCCGGTCGCCGCCCCCCGGCCGAGCCATTACCGGGTGCGCAGCGGCGACAACCTGTGGGACATCGCCAAGCGCCACAACGTGGCGGTCGCCGACCTGCAGCGCTGGAACCGCCTCAAGGGCCACAGCCTGCGCGCCGGCCAGACCCTCGCCCTGCAGGGCGGCCGCGCCGCCACTGGCCAGGCGCCCGGCAAGTCCTCGGCCACCTACTACAAGGTACGCAGCGGCGACTCGCTGTACGCCATCGCCCAGCGCTTCTCGGTCGACATGCAGCACCTCAAGCGCTGGAACCCCAGACTCGGCTCGCGGATCAAACCCGGGCAGGTGCTGACCCTCTACCTGCAGCGCCGCTGA
- a CDS encoding extracellular solute-binding protein, with the protein MSRLLALLLGLAACLPVAAAITESHGYAQFGALKYPASFRHFDWVNPDAPKGGSIRIMGAGTFDTLNPYTLKGTSPSATGNFVQYGISELNAPLMVGTGFYDPSGDEPTSSYGLVAASVEYSEDRSWAVFNLRPEARFHDGKPITAYDVAFSYRLLRREGHPQYRTALQEVQRVDILNRQRVRFVFKRSGNPLLILRLGELPVLPQHYWSGRDFKATTFEPPLGSGPYRIAQVVPGRRLVFERVRDWWGASLPVNRGKYNFDRVEVEFYRDNHVAFEAFKAGEFDFYIENQAKNWANGYDFPALQRGEVLRAEIPHRIPTQTQALFMNTRRPAFADVRVREALGLLFDFEWSNRTLFNGAYSRATSYYPNSEFAARDIPQGEEWLLLSPYRKQLPAGLFTAAPQMPRTDGHGIPRETLRRALDLLAAAGWKSSAAGLVNGRGQPLSFEILLVNPSLERILQPYRDNLARLGIRASLRTVDRAQYKQRIDGFDYDMILMTLPQTLSPGLEQWQYFHSSQLAVRGSRNYAGVNHPVVDALLDRLLAAQSREQQVAAARALDRVLLSQHYSIPNWYSDHHRLAWRNRFAHVTTPPYTLGLRAWWLKTPETAR; encoded by the coding sequence ATGAGTCGTCTCCTCGCCCTGCTGCTCGGTCTGGCTGCCTGCCTGCCGGTTGCTGCCGCCATCACGGAAAGCCACGGCTACGCCCAGTTCGGCGCGCTGAAGTATCCGGCCAGCTTCCGCCACTTCGACTGGGTCAACCCCGACGCCCCCAAGGGCGGCAGCATCCGCATCATGGGCGCCGGCACCTTCGACACCCTCAACCCCTACACCCTCAAGGGCACCAGCCCGAGCGCCACGGGCAACTTCGTCCAGTACGGCATCAGCGAGCTGAACGCGCCGCTGATGGTCGGCACCGGCTTCTACGACCCCTCCGGCGACGAGCCGACCTCCAGCTACGGGCTGGTTGCTGCCTCGGTGGAGTACAGCGAGGACCGCAGCTGGGCGGTGTTCAACCTGCGCCCCGAGGCGCGCTTCCACGACGGCAAGCCGATCACCGCCTACGACGTGGCCTTCTCCTACCGCCTGCTGCGCCGCGAGGGACACCCGCAGTACCGCACCGCCCTGCAGGAAGTGCAGCGGGTCGACATCCTCAACCGCCAGCGGGTGCGTTTCGTGTTCAAGCGCAGCGGCAACCCGCTGCTGATCCTGCGCCTCGGCGAGCTGCCGGTGCTGCCTCAGCACTACTGGAGCGGCCGCGACTTCAAGGCCACCACCTTCGAGCCGCCGCTGGGCAGCGGCCCCTACCGGATCGCCCAGGTGGTGCCGGGACGACGCCTGGTGTTCGAGCGGGTCAGGGACTGGTGGGGCGCGTCGTTGCCGGTCAATCGCGGCAAGTACAACTTCGACCGCGTCGAGGTGGAGTTCTACCGCGACAACCATGTCGCCTTCGAGGCGTTCAAGGCCGGCGAATTCGACTTCTACATCGAGAACCAGGCGAAGAACTGGGCCAACGGCTACGACTTCCCGGCCCTGCAGCGCGGCGAGGTGCTGCGCGCGGAAATCCCCCACCGGATTCCCACCCAGACCCAGGCGCTGTTCATGAACACCCGCCGCCCGGCCTTCGCCGACGTGCGGGTGCGCGAGGCGCTGGGCCTGCTGTTCGACTTCGAGTGGAGCAACCGCACGCTGTTCAACGGCGCCTACAGCCGCGCCACCAGCTACTACCCCAACAGCGAGTTCGCCGCCCGGGACATTCCCCAGGGCGAGGAATGGCTGCTGCTGTCGCCGTACCGCAAGCAGTTGCCGGCCGGGCTGTTCACCGCGGCGCCGCAGATGCCCAGGACCGACGGACACGGCATCCCGCGCGAAACCCTGCGCCGCGCCCTCGACCTGCTCGCCGCCGCCGGCTGGAAATCCTCCGCCGCCGGCCTGGTCAACGGCCGCGGCCAGCCGCTGAGCTTCGAGATCCTGCTGGTCAACCCGAGCCTGGAGCGCATCCTCCAGCCCTACCGCGACAACCTCGCGCGCCTCGGCATCCGCGCCAGCCTGCGCACCGTCGACCGTGCCCAGTACAAGCAGCGCATCGACGGCTTCGACTACGACATGATCCTGATGACCCTGCCGCAGACCCTCAGCCCCGGGCTGGAGCAGTGGCAGTACTTCCACTCCAGCCAGCTCGCCGTGCGCGGCAGCCGCAACTATGCTGGCGTGAACCATCCGGTGGTCGACGCCCTGCTCGACAGGCTGCTCGCCGCGCAGAGCCGCGAGCAACAGGTGGCGGCCGCCCGCGCCCTCGACCGGGTGCTGCTCAGCCAGCACTACAGCATCCCCAACTGGTACAGCGACCACCACCGCCTGGCCTGGCGCAACCGCTTCGCCCACGTCACCACGCCGCCCTATACCCTCGGCCTGCGGGCCTGGTGGCTCAAGACTCCGGAGACTGCCCGATGA